The sequence AGCGGCGAGTGGTCGTACGTCGCCGTCCAGAGGTTGCCGCAGAACTTGTTGACCACCTCCACCGGTCCCGCCGCGTCCCCGCCGTCCTCGTACGCGGCGACCGGTGCGCGGAAGTCCCGGGCGTTGGCCAGGCCGTTGGCGCCGATCGGGCCGAGGTCGGGGAGCTGGAAGGGCGCCCCGTAGTTCTCGCACACGTATCCGCGGGCGGTCGGGCCGGTCGGGCCGGTCGGCCTGGTCGGACCGGTGGGACCGGCCGGGTTCCGCCCGTCGTCGGACGCGGCGCCCAGCAACTCCACACGGAAGCGCACCCCACGGGGGATCAGCGCCACATGTCCCGGCTCCACATGCAGCAGCCCGAACTCGGTGCGCAGCAGCAGCCCGCCGTGCTCCGGCACGATCAGCAGCTCGCCGTCGGAGTCGCTGAACACCCGCTCCATCGAGGAGTTGGCGTGATACAGGTGCACGGCCATGCCGGTGCGCTGCGTGGCGTCGCCGTTGCCGCCGAGGGTCCACAGGCCCGCCAGGAAGTCGGTACCCGGTGCGGGCTCCGGCAGGGGGTTCCAGCGCAGCCGGTTCGGGTCCGGCACCGTCTCGGTGAAGGGGGCCGAGCGCAGGGCGCCGTTGTCGGTGCGGGTGAACGCGGGATGCGCCGCCGACGGGCGGATCCGGTAGAGCCACGAGCGGCGGTTGTGCGCCCTCGGCTCGGTGAACGCCGAACCGCTCAGCTGTTCCGCGTACAGCCCGAGCGGGACCCGCTGCGGCGAGTTGCGGCCGTGCGGGAGTGCGCCCGGGACCGCCTCCGAACTGTGTTCGTTGCCGAACCCGGAGAGATACGTCAGCGCCTCGGCGGTCTTCCGCGATGCCTCTGCGCCGGTGCGCGCGTCCCCGCTCATGATCGCTCCCTCGTTCTGATTCCTATGCATCACCGTAGGATTCGGCGAATCGGTGCGCAAGGGGGAGGCTGCCGGGGCCGGCGGCGGGCGGTGCGATCGCGCCAGGACCGCCGTGGTGCCCCGAAGTGGTACCCCAGAACCAGACTCAAGGGGGATCCGGCTGTCGGAGCGGTGTTCTAATCTCCCGGCATGTCGTGGACGCGCGCATTCCTCACCGCGCTCGCGGTCTGTGCCCTGTTCGGTGCTCTGCTCGTCGGAGCGACGGGCTGTGGGTCCGACGGCGCGCGCGAGGACGACAAGGTGAGACCGTCGCCGGTGGGCAAGGTATTGAAGGACAGGGACGAGGAGGGGCGGCACTACCGTGAGATCGACGAGGAGAGCGCACCCGAGGTCGCGATCGAGATACAGCCCGCCGCCGACGACGCCGACGCGGGTGCCGACGAGGGTGCTGATACCGATGGCGACGACGGCTGGGACGTCCGGCTGACGGTCCACGAC is a genomic window of Streptomyces sp. NBC_00414 containing:
- a CDS encoding homogentisate 1,2-dioxygenase gives rise to the protein MSGDARTGAEASRKTAEALTYLSGFGNEHSSEAVPGALPHGRNSPQRVPLGLYAEQLSGSAFTEPRAHNRRSWLYRIRPSAAHPAFTRTDNGALRSAPFTETVPDPNRLRWNPLPEPAPGTDFLAGLWTLGGNGDATQRTGMAVHLYHANSSMERVFSDSDGELLIVPEHGGLLLRTEFGLLHVEPGHVALIPRGVRFRVELLGAASDDGRNPAGPTGPTRPTGPTGPTARGYVCENYGAPFQLPDLGPIGANGLANARDFRAPVAAYEDGGDAAGPVEVVNKFCGNLWTATYDHSPLDVVAWHGNHVPYTYDLSLFNVIGTISYDHPDPSIFTVLTSPSDTPGLAGVDFVVFAPRWLVGEDTFRPPYFHRNVMSEYMGLIEGAYDAKAEGFVPGGGSLHNMMSAHGPDRETFERASAAELRPQKIDDGLAFMFETRWPVTATAQAARAEHLQTAYDDVWQGLERHFRPVDRP